The Oryzias latipes chromosome 16, ASM223467v1 genome includes a region encoding these proteins:
- the ptpn23 gene encoding tyrosine-protein phosphatase non-receptor type 23 produces MEAVPRMPMIWLDLKEAGEFQFSPSVRQFILKNYGENPDNYNEQMKKLETLRQSAVNVTRDFEGCSTLRKYFGQLHYLQSRVPMGAGQEAAVPISWTEIFSGKNVTHDDISYEQACILYNLGALHSMLGAMDNRVSEEGMKVSCTHFQCSAGAFTYLRDHFSHNFSVDMSHQILNLNINLMLGQAQECLLEKSMLDNRKSFLVARISAQVVDYYKEACRALENSETASMLGKIQKDWKKLVQMKIYYFAAIAHLHMGKQAEEQQKFGERLAYLQSSLDKLGEAIKLAKGQPDGVQEALRFTMDVIGGKYNSAKKDNDFIYHETVPSLETLASVKGAPLVKALPVNPTDPSVTGPDLFAKLVPMAAHEASSLYSEEKAKLLRDIIAKIDGKNETLEQFMDSLGLEPDSVDNLEMYSHIPPVLMEKCAALSVRPDTVKSLIQSMQVLSGVFTDVESSLREIKDVLEADETGEQALKEAGGPAAGDIHPAAQGQALAEIQRDLEKYMEAHEKASFTNTELHRAMNLHISNLRLLGGPLDSLREALPRPQLSEEEVAGLQTMKRILGKVQEMREQRNSLEKQLRDLIQQDDITSTLVTTERGDMKRIFEEQLKKYEQVKVYIDQNLAAQENILKALTEANVQYASVRKRLSQTEQQWNSTVQGLVGSYEAYEDLMKKSQEGKEFYDDLEAKASRLLEKAKTLCQTRAEERRPILEKEIQKKAPARPTAAKPSLKPRGSDVDSASSSMEDPELAQINAAILALGGDLPEDLQSLPCDIPSIPNARGHLLGPEAFMPPAEKLGGSSSLPWPGASAAGHPHFPANLPPPEVLARIAQFPTSGGLGPQGPFPQMTQQRFPQMPAQTVVPGYRPPPPRATQTGLVAPVPVRPANTTVDSGQPHIPNYTPTPRHPVPPAASGSYPQMGAYPHLMHQQGLPMQGPAQVSASQAQQQKHLQQFPQPTRQEPPQGYQPVPAPYHPQAQQNYPHGYMPPQAGVPPQYQQTFPGHHQQNGFQPQPQIPQSYQAPQGYVPQQPPHLMSGSLQRPPQVQIPPQATHSATPTTSQPAPSIPQPYLPHLGQQMPPGLPHQQMLPQQQMQMPPNPQQMLPHPQMQIPGGPRVQMPPATQSFMPPSGHPIHPNLHPQPHMGAGPQINLPRGPMPQMQQSPIPPQHHPMPGQPNMPQQPMQMHSQPQSHPTHSGRVSYPGGPPLTPQAPIPQAPHSMTQPSAMYPAGTNLPPVSPQQPPVLGQHAPPAPQHLIQPSPAVQPTNPIPPSPSPSPSPSPSPGPSSLCLVPQQRPTLTPTPGNIAPPTLPSPSAASPSTSSFLRQNSSTDDLLSSSPESQSGGTKAATNVLQPTKADPQDGERRKKSSQGVLLIQGDPYQAPERVAYLHHELERYRAQVEFLEQPSESEGGLSVLDARWKELQDQQERDARQLSIAIARCYTMKNRHQDVMPYDFNRVVLQSGKDDYINASYVEDLSPYCPRLIATQAPLSGTAADFWLMVYEQKVSLIVMLVSEQELEKGKVLRYFPTERGQQLSQGPITLSLTTQKTTPTHVERMISLQFRDQSLKRTVVHLQFTSWPELGLPDSKGNLLRFIQEVHGHYLHQRPLHTPVVVHCSSGVGRTGVFSLLYAALQELESGKGIPDLPVLVKKMRQQRKNMLQEKLHLKFCYEAVLKHAEQVLQRHGITAASYSKNTNPAAAKPYSRQESQLDLVLGGDMPISSIQATIAKLSIRPPSTDPTAEAGAMGAMLPGLDSTGDIQLLQDPCPPTDCQLPSSLSPPLTSPTQSPPPPNGLDSLSPPTPPNHQPVPEAPPSVSPPPASTAAASSSLELLASLTPEAFSLEGGGKGKQRVTKQSFLQPAEGQGLHGVRGSDGDDPLSSLDPLWSLGKR; encoded by the exons ATGGAAGCGGTCCCCCGAATGCCGATGATCTGGCTGGATCTAAAAGAGGCTGGGGAGTTCCAGTTCAGCCCGTCCGTCAGGCAG TTCATCTTGAAAAATTATGGAGAAAATCCAGACAACTACAATGAACAGATGAAGAAACTAGAGACTCTGCGACAG AGTGCAGTAAATGTGACTAGGGACTTCGAGGGCTGCAGCACCCTGAGGAAGTACTTTGGACAGCTGCATTACCTGCAGAGCAGAGTTCCCATGGGAGCAGGCCAGGAGGCAGCGGTACCCATCTCATG GACAGAAATTTTCTCTGGAAAAAACGTGACCCATGATGACATCAGCTATGAGCAGGCATGCATCCTGTACAATCTAG GGGCTCTGCACTCCATGCTGGGCGCCATGGACAACAGGGTCTCTGAGGAG GGAATGAAAGTGTCCTGCACGCACTTTCAGTGCTCAGCGGGGGCCTTCACCTACCTCAGAGACCATTTCAGCCACAACTTCAGCGTGGACATGAGCCACCAGATTCTGAACCTCAACATCAATCTCATGCTG GGCCAGGCTCAGGAGTGTCTTCTGGAGAAGTCCATGTTGGACAACAGGAAAAGTTTTCTGGTTGCCCGAATTAGCGCTCAG GTGGTGGATTACTACAAAGAAGCCTGCAGGGCTCTGGAGAACTCCGAGACGGCGTCCATGCTGGGAAAGATCCAGAAAGACTGGAAGAAGCTGGTTCAGATGAAAATATACTACTTTGCTGCTATTGCACAT CTTCACATGGGAAAACAGGCAGAGGAACAGCAGAAATTTGGAGAACGG TTGGCTTACCTGCAGAGCTCCTTGGACAAACTGGGGGAAGCTATCAAGCTAGCTAAG GGTCAGCCTGACGGTGTGCAGGAAGCCTTGAGATTTACCATGGATGTCATTGGCGGAAA GTATAATTCTGCCAAAAAGGACAACGACTTCATTTATCATGAGACGGTTCCCTCGCTGGAGACGCTGGCATCAGTCAAAG GCGCTCCTCTGGTGAAGGCTCTGCCTGTAAACCCCACGGATCCCAGCGTCACTGGGCCGGACCTGTTTGCCAAACTGGTGCCCATGGCTGCACACGAAGCCTCGTCGCTGTACAG TGAGGAGAAAGCAAAGCTGCTGAGAGACATCATAGCCAAGATTGACGGCAAGAATGAAACCCTAGA GCAGTTCATGGACTCTCTCGGACTGGAGCCAGATTCTGTGGATAACCTGGAGATGTACAGCCACATCCCTCCGGTCCTGATGGAGAAATGTGCAGCCCTCAGCGTTCGACCAGACACCGTTAAGAGTCTCATTCAGTCCATGCAGG TGCTCTCAGGCGTCTTCACTGACGTGGAATCATCACTGAGGGAAATCAAAGATGTCCTGGAGGCAGATGAGACCGGAGAGCAAGCTCTCAAGGAGGCTGGAGGCCCCGCTGCAGGCGACATACACCCAGCAGCACAAGGCCAGGCTCTGGCAGAGATCCAGAGGGACCTGGAAAAGTACATGGAGGCCCACGAGAAGGCCAGCTTTACCAACACAGAGCTTCACCGGGCCATGAACCTGCACATCAGCAACCTGCGCCTGCTCGGAGGTCCACTGGACAGCCTGAGAGAGGCTCTGCCACGGCCACAGCTCAGTGAAG AGGAGGTGGCAGGGCTGCAGACGATGAAGCGGATCCTGGGGAAAGTTCAGGAGATGAGGGAGCAGAGGAACTCTTTGGAAAAGCAGCTCCGGGACCTCATCCAGCAGGACGACATCACCTCAACGCTGGTCACCACAGAAAGAGGCGACATGAAG CGCATATTTGAGGAGCAGCTGAAGAAGTACGAGCAGGTGAAGGTGTACATCGACCAGAACCTTGCAGCGCAGGAGAACATCCTGAAGGCTCTGACTGAGGCAAACGTTCAGTATGCGTCAGTTCGTAAGCGACTGAGCCAGACGGAGCAGCAGTGGAACAGCACTGTCCAGGGCCTGGTGGGCTCGTATGAAGCCTATGAAGACCTCATGAAGAAGTCACAGGAGGGAAAGGAGTTCTACGATGACCTGGAAGCCAAAGCGTCTCGCCTGTTAGAGAAGGCAAAGACCCTGTGTCAGACCAGAGCAGAGGAAAGAAGGCCCATCTTGGAAAA AGAGATTCAGAAGAAAGCTCCTGCACGTCCTACAGCAGCAAAGCCTTCTTTAAAGCCCAGAGGGTCTGAtgttgactccgcctcctctagTATGGAGGATCCAGAGTTGGCGCAGATTAATGCTGCCATCTTGGCTTTGGGTGGGGACCTTCCAGAGGACCTCCAAAGCCTCCCTTGTGACATTCCCTCCATCCCCAATGCAAGAGGTCACCTGCTAGGTCCTGAAGCCTTCATGCCTCCTGCTGAGAAACTCGGCGGCAGCTCATCCTTGCCTTGGCCAGGTGCTTCAGCTGCAGGTCACCCTCACTTCCCTGCTAACCTGCCGCCTCCAGAAGTGCTGGCTCGGATTGCACAGTTTCCTACTTCAGGGGGGCTGGGACCACAAGGGCCTTTCCCTCAGATGACCCAGCAGAGGTTTCCCCAAATGCCCGCCCAGACAGTAGTGCCTGGTTATCGGCCCCCGCCTCCTCGAGCTACTCAAACGGGCCTCGTCGCTCCTGTTCCAGTCCGGCCTGCAAACACTACAGTGGACAGCGGTCAGCCCCATATCCCGAATTACACCCCCACACCACGACACCCTGTCCCACCTGCAGCCTCAGGAAGCTACCCACAGATGGGGGCATACCCCCACTTGATGCATCAACAAGGCCTTCCCATGCAGGGCCCAGCCCAGGTGTCGGCATCCCAGGCACAGCAGCAAAAACATCTGCAGCAATTCCCCCAACCCACAAGGCAAGAGCCCCCGCAGGGATACCAGCCTGTCCCGGCCCCCTATCACCCCCAGGCCCAACAGAACTACCCGCATGGATACATGCCCCCTCAGGCCGGCGTTCCCCCTCAGTACCAGCAGACTTTCCCAGgccatcatcagcaaaatgGCTTTCAGCCTCAACCCCAAATCCCCCAAAGTTATCAGGCTCCACAAGGCTATGTCCCCCAGCAGCCCCCCCATTTGATGTCAGGATCCCTGCAGAGGCCCCCTCAGGTACAGATACCCCCCCAGGCAACCCACTCAGCGACCCCCACCACTTCCCAGCCGGCCCCGTCCATACCTCAGCCATATCTTCCCCACCTAGGCCAGCAGATGCCCCCTGGACTCCCCCATCAGCAGATGCTGCcacagcagcagatgcagatgccccccaacccccagcaGATGCTGCCACACCCCCAGATGCAGATCCCTGGTGGACCCAGAGTACAGATGCCTCCAGCAACACAGAGCTTTATGCCCCCCTCTGGCCATCCCATCCACCCCAACCTGCACCCCCAGCCTCATATGGGGGCTGGCCCCCAGATTAACCTCCCAAGGGGGCCGATGCCCCAAATGCAGCAGAGTCCAATACCCCCCCAGCACCATCCCATGCCCGGTCAGCCAAACATGCCTCAGCAGCCCATGCAGATGCATAGCCAACCTCAGTCGCATCCCACTCACTCTGGGAGGGTAAGCTACCCGGGGGGGCCTCCACTAACACCCCAGGCCCCCATTCCTCAGGCTCCCCACTCTATGACCCAGCCTTCAGCCATGTATCCAGCAGGGACTAATCTACCTCCAGTGTCTCCACAACAGCCCCCTGTCTTAGGCCAGCATGCTCCTCCTGCCCCCCAGCACCTCATTCAGCCCTCCCCAGCAGTGCAGCCGACCAACCCCATACCCCCTTCTCCTTCGCCCTCCCCGTCCCCTTCTCCGTCTCCAGGTCCGTCCTCTCTTTGTCTGGTTCCTCAACAGAGGCCCACGCTCACTCCCACTCCTGGAAACATAGCTCCTCCCACTCTCCCCTCCCCCTCTGCTGCCTCTCCATCTACGTCGTCGTTTCTGCGGCAGAACTCCAGCACAGATGATCTCCTCTCTTCAAGCCCAGAAAGCCAAAGTGGGGGAACCAAGGCCGCCACCAACGTCCTACAACCCACCAAAGCTGACCCCCAGGATGGGGAGCGCCGGAAGAAAAGCTCTCAGGGGGTTCTCCTCATTCAAGGGGATCCATACCAAGCCCCCGAGCGGGTCGCGTACCTTCACCACGAACTGGAACGTTACAGGGCTCAGGTGGAGTTCCTGGAGCAGCCCTCAGAGAGCGAAGGGGGCCTGTCGGTGCTCGACGCCCGCTggaaggagctccaggaccagcAGGAGAGGGACGCCCGTCAGCTCTCCATCGCCATCGCTCGCTGCTACACCATGAAGAACCGCCACCAGGACGTCATGCCTTACGACTTCAATCGGGTTGTGCTGCAGTCGGGCAAAGACGACTACATAAACGCCAGCTACGTAGAGGACCTGTCACCGTATTGTCCACGCCTTATTGCCACGCAGGCTCCGCTCTCCGGCACGGCGGCCGACTTCTGGCTGATGGTGTACGAGCAGAAAGTGTCTCTGATAGTCATGCTTGTTTCCGAGCAGGAGCTGGAGAAG GGGAAAGTTCTCCGTTACTTCCCAACGGAGCGAGGTCAGCAGCTCTCCCAAGGACCAATCACTCTCAGCCTAACCACACAGAAGACCACGCCCACCCACGTGGAGCGCATGATCAGCCTGCAGTTCCGCGACCAAAGCCTGAAGCGCACTGTCGTGCATCTCCAGTTTACTTCGTGGCCGGAGTT GGGTCTTCCTGACAGCAAAGGGAACCTGCTGCGCTTCATCCAGGAAGTTCATGGACATTACCTGCACCAGAGGCCCCTACACACCCCTGTTGTTGTGCACTGCAG CTCTGGCGTCGGGCGCACCGGCGTCTTTAGCCTCCTGTAtgcagctctgcaggaactGGAGTCAGGAAAAGGAATCCCAGACCTTCCAGTTTTGGTGAAGAAGATGAGACAACAGAGGAAGAACATGCTTCAGGAGAAG CTTCATCTGAAGTTCTGCTATGAGGCCGTGTTGAAGCACGCTGAGCAGGTTCTCCAGCGTCATGGCATCACTGCTGCCTCGTACAGCAAGAACACCAACCCTGCAGCCGCAAAG CCTTACTCCAGACAAGAGTCTCAGCTCGACCTCGTCCTCGGCGGCGACATGCCCATCAGCTCCATCCAGGCCACCATCGCAAAGCTCAGCATCCGGCCCCCCAGCACAGACCCCACGGCGGAGGCCGGGGCGATGGGGGCGATGCTTCCAGGCCTGGACTCGACGGGTGAcatccagctgctgcaggatcCCTGCCCCCCCACAGACTGCCAGCTGCCCTCCTCCCTGAGCCCGCCTCTCACATCGCCGACCCAATCTCCCCCACCACCTAACGGACTGGACAGTCTCTCTCCTCCTACTCCACCCAATCACCAGCCTGTCCCGGAAGCCCCGCCCAGCGTCAGCCCACCTCCAGCCTCCactgctgcagcttcttcatCCCTGGAGCTCCTGGCCTCTCTGACTCCGGAGGCTTTCTCCCTGGAAGGGGGAGGGAAAGGGAAGCAGCGGGTCACCAAGCAGAGCTTCCTGCAGCCAGCAGAGGGTCAGGGTCTCCATGGGGTTCGAGGCAGTGACGGTGATGACCCTCTCAGCTCTCTGGACCCGCTC